Proteins encoded together in one Venturia canescens isolate UGA chromosome 10, ASM1945775v1, whole genome shotgun sequence window:
- the LOC122417498 gene encoding aspartate, glycine, lysine and serine-rich protein-like isoform X1, translating to MTTISKLAKRRLVVLECLLVASSLGVPVKTVEKRDAPLPQYDSPPAPSHGAPSQSYGAPAATYGAPSLSYGAPAPSYGPPAPSYGPPATSYGVPDAHLPVPSNNYGPPADSYGAPAPSGFTSGDSHGGSFSSSYSAPSSSYGAPPSDSYGAPPSDSYGAPPSDSYGPPSDSYGPPADHQPQGEWKKKLTWKEEWKQIWKTESKLKWKQEWKKVKVPAWKEVKVPIWKETKVAEWRKVQKPVWKEVQIPIWKEAQVPEWKKINKPVWREVQVPIWKEVQVPDWKKIWVPEWITVGGDTYGPPAQSGWQAGGGGGGGWPGPSGGGGGWQGPSGGGGGDWQGPSGGGGGWQGPSGAGGGHGGGGGGGWDEESGGYNYEPPHQPEKKLIWKPQWKKVWRTEKKQAWSTQKKLEWKTEWKQIWKTVKKQAWVKDKKLEWHEKSVQVWVPKKEQVWVTKKEQVWRDEWKSKWVPVWKDVQVPQWKKVWKPVWEKVWVPAPPEEHHGYK from the exons GTAGTACTCGAGTGCCTCCTGGTCGCTTCGAGTCTAGGAGTCCCGGTCAAAACCGTCGAGAAGCGAGA CGCCCCTCTGCCCCAGTATGACTCACCACCAGCACCTTCCCACGGCGCCCCATCGCAATCTTATGGTGCACCAGCTGCCACTTATGGCGCACCTTCGCTCTCTTACGGTGCACCAGCGCCCTCTTATGGACCACCAGCGCCCTCATATGGGCCACCAGCAACTTCATACGGAGTTCCTGACGCGCACTTGCCAGTGCCGAGTAACAATTATGGCCCTCCTGCCGACTCTTACGGAGCTCCGGCTCCATCCGGATTCACGTCCGGTGACTCGCACGGAGGTTCATTCTCATCGTCGTACAGTGCACCCTCGAGCTCGTACGGAGCGCCACCTTCCGACTCGTACGGGGCACCACCGTCCGATTCTTACGGAGCCCCACCTTCCGATTCTTATGGGCCACCCTCTGACTCTTACGGTCCACCCGCCGATCACCAACCCCAGGGtgaatggaagaaaaagcTCACGTGGAAAGAGGAATGGAAGCAAATATGGAAAACCGAATCGAAGCTGAAGTGGAAACAGGAATGGAAGAAAGTCAAAGTACCTGCTTGGAAGGAAGTCAAGGTGCCCATTTGGAAAGAGACCAAAGTCGCCGAATGGAGGAAGGTCCAGAAGCCTGTGTGGAAAGAAGTTCAGATACCCATTTGGAAGGAAGCTCAAGTAccggaatggaaaaagatcaATAAGCCTGTGTGGAGAGAGGTGCAAGTGCCAATATGGAAGGAGGTCCAAGTACCGGATTGGAAGAAAATATGGGTCCCGGAGTGGATCACCGTTGGCGGGGACACGTATGGACCACCAGCTCAAAGTGGATGGCAAGCTGGTGGCGGCGGAGGTGGAGGTTGGCCCGGTCCTTCGGGAGGTGGAGGTGGATGGCAAGGACCTTCTGGAGGAGGGGGTGGCGATTGGCAAGGACCTTCGGGAGGTGGTGGTGGATGGCAAGGGCCTTCCGGAGCCGGTGGTGGTCACGGTGGTGGCGGTGGAGGAGGCTGGGACGAAGAGAGCGGTGGTTACAACTACGAGCCTCCTCACCAACCCGAGAAAAAGCTCATTTGGAAGCCCCAGTGGAAGAAAGTTTGGCGTACCGAGAAGAAACAGGCGTGGTCGACTCAGAAGAAGCTCGAGTGGAAAACCGAGTGgaaacaaatttggaaaactGTTAAAAAACAAGCTTGGGTGAAAGATAAGAAGTTGGAATGGCACGAAAAATCTGTACAAGTTTGGGTACCCAAGAAGGAACAGGTCTGGGTGACGAAGAAGGAACAGGTGTGGAGAGACGAGTGGAAGAGCAAATGGGTGCCCGTGTGGAAGGATGTGCAGGTGCCCCAGTGGAAGAAAGTGTGGAAACCCGTGTGGGAGAAAGTTTGGGTTCCCGCACCACCGGAGGAACATCATGGTTATAAATAG
- the LOC122417498 gene encoding aspartate, glycine, lysine and serine-rich protein-like isoform X2: protein MRYCLVVLECLLVASSLGVPVKTVEKRDAPLPQYDSPPAPSHGAPSQSYGAPAATYGAPSLSYGAPAPSYGPPAPSYGPPATSYGVPDAHLPVPSNNYGPPADSYGAPAPSGFTSGDSHGGSFSSSYSAPSSSYGAPPSDSYGAPPSDSYGAPPSDSYGPPSDSYGPPADHQPQGEWKKKLTWKEEWKQIWKTESKLKWKQEWKKVKVPAWKEVKVPIWKETKVAEWRKVQKPVWKEVQIPIWKEAQVPEWKKINKPVWREVQVPIWKEVQVPDWKKIWVPEWITVGGDTYGPPAQSGWQAGGGGGGGWPGPSGGGGGWQGPSGGGGGDWQGPSGGGGGWQGPSGAGGGHGGGGGGGWDEESGGYNYEPPHQPEKKLIWKPQWKKVWRTEKKQAWSTQKKLEWKTEWKQIWKTVKKQAWVKDKKLEWHEKSVQVWVPKKEQVWVTKKEQVWRDEWKSKWVPVWKDVQVPQWKKVWKPVWEKVWVPAPPEEHHGYK, encoded by the exons GTAGTACTCGAGTGCCTCCTGGTCGCTTCGAGTCTAGGAGTCCCGGTCAAAACCGTCGAGAAGCGAGA CGCCCCTCTGCCCCAGTATGACTCACCACCAGCACCTTCCCACGGCGCCCCATCGCAATCTTATGGTGCACCAGCTGCCACTTATGGCGCACCTTCGCTCTCTTACGGTGCACCAGCGCCCTCTTATGGACCACCAGCGCCCTCATATGGGCCACCAGCAACTTCATACGGAGTTCCTGACGCGCACTTGCCAGTGCCGAGTAACAATTATGGCCCTCCTGCCGACTCTTACGGAGCTCCGGCTCCATCCGGATTCACGTCCGGTGACTCGCACGGAGGTTCATTCTCATCGTCGTACAGTGCACCCTCGAGCTCGTACGGAGCGCCACCTTCCGACTCGTACGGGGCACCACCGTCCGATTCTTACGGAGCCCCACCTTCCGATTCTTATGGGCCACCCTCTGACTCTTACGGTCCACCCGCCGATCACCAACCCCAGGGtgaatggaagaaaaagcTCACGTGGAAAGAGGAATGGAAGCAAATATGGAAAACCGAATCGAAGCTGAAGTGGAAACAGGAATGGAAGAAAGTCAAAGTACCTGCTTGGAAGGAAGTCAAGGTGCCCATTTGGAAAGAGACCAAAGTCGCCGAATGGAGGAAGGTCCAGAAGCCTGTGTGGAAAGAAGTTCAGATACCCATTTGGAAGGAAGCTCAAGTAccggaatggaaaaagatcaATAAGCCTGTGTGGAGAGAGGTGCAAGTGCCAATATGGAAGGAGGTCCAAGTACCGGATTGGAAGAAAATATGGGTCCCGGAGTGGATCACCGTTGGCGGGGACACGTATGGACCACCAGCTCAAAGTGGATGGCAAGCTGGTGGCGGCGGAGGTGGAGGTTGGCCCGGTCCTTCGGGAGGTGGAGGTGGATGGCAAGGACCTTCTGGAGGAGGGGGTGGCGATTGGCAAGGACCTTCGGGAGGTGGTGGTGGATGGCAAGGGCCTTCCGGAGCCGGTGGTGGTCACGGTGGTGGCGGTGGAGGAGGCTGGGACGAAGAGAGCGGTGGTTACAACTACGAGCCTCCTCACCAACCCGAGAAAAAGCTCATTTGGAAGCCCCAGTGGAAGAAAGTTTGGCGTACCGAGAAGAAACAGGCGTGGTCGACTCAGAAGAAGCTCGAGTGGAAAACCGAGTGgaaacaaatttggaaaactGTTAAAAAACAAGCTTGGGTGAAAGATAAGAAGTTGGAATGGCACGAAAAATCTGTACAAGTTTGGGTACCCAAGAAGGAACAGGTCTGGGTGACGAAGAAGGAACAGGTGTGGAGAGACGAGTGGAAGAGCAAATGGGTGCCCGTGTGGAAGGATGTGCAGGTGCCCCAGTGGAAGAAAGTGTGGAAACCCGTGTGGGAGAAAGTTTGGGTTCCCGCACCACCGGAGGAACATCATGGTTATAAATAG